One Candidatus Dormiibacterota bacterium genomic window carries:
- a CDS encoding VOC family protein, giving the protein MPPQIETAKSIEMKLEVVPIPVSDIENAKAFYTEKVGFHLDHDVRPTEGMRVVQMTPPGSACSVVIGEGLPLGKPGSVKGVQLVVQDIDAAREALAGRGVPVGAVQQLGPEGSPGSRYVFFEDPDGNMWAVQEFRRS; this is encoded by the coding sequence ATGCCACCGCAAATCGAAACCGCCAAAAGCATCGAGATGAAGCTCGAGGTCGTACCCATCCCCGTCTCCGACATCGAGAACGCCAAGGCCTTCTACACCGAGAAGGTCGGCTTCCACCTCGACCACGACGTTCGCCCGACAGAGGGCATGCGCGTCGTGCAGATGACACCCCCCGGCTCCGCATGTTCGGTTGTGATCGGCGAGGGCCTGCCGCTCGGCAAACCCGGTTCGGTCAAAGGCGTCCAGCTGGTCGTCCAGGACATCGATGCTGCGCGCGAGGCGCTCGCCGGGCGTGGCGTCCCGGTCGGCGCGGTGCAGCAGCTGGGACCCGAAGGGTCTCCGGGTTCCCGCTACGTCTTCTTTGAGGACCCTGACGGCAACATGTGGGCGGTGCAGGAGTTCAGGCGCTCCTGA
- the ppk1 gene encoding polyphosphate kinase 1, which produces MQDPAIIQDPPVQAATAPSPTQSHYINRELSQLDFDERVLAIAEDGSLPLLERVRFLAILGENVDQFFQVRVAGLKEQVHAALPQTSPDGMTTGEQLRAIHQRASSLLERSTNLFTHRVAPALEQHGVSIATVAQLEEADRDFLAAEFRARIFPVLTPLAVDPAHPFPYISHLSLNLAVMVRDPVRHQMRFARVKVPPLLPRFIPLPDGARFVPLEQVIAAHLEVLFLGMEIVSQHPFRVTRDADLDLVDEEAADLLAAIQSELRRVQRRAQVVRLEVDAAMSGEVLDLLVRELELEPTDVYRVDGLLDLSSLWAIYGLDRPDLKDEPWTPVTQRRLQGQGVEQADIFEALRDGDILVHHPYDSFATSAEAFIDQAAKDPDVLAIKQTLYRTSGPVSPIVRALIRAAESGKQVVALVELKARGDEQANIAWAQALEQVGVHVVYGVVGLKTHAKVALVVRREGDQIRRYVHVGTGNYNPKTAQIYEDVGLLSADPELGADVSELFNFLTGYSRQRRFGRLLVAPVGLRSNIIRLIRREGARPGGGRIVLKVNSLVDPEIVEALYAASQSGTEIDLIVRGLCSLRPGVPGLSDRIRVRSLVGRFLEHSRIFRFGPDGDAAEFYLGSSDLMPRNLDRRVEAMVPVLDPALQERLAQILDVELEDDVLAWDLHADGSWSRHPTDKGVNAQQVFEQLAEARAASTNGSAPDA; this is translated from the coding sequence GTGCAGGATCCGGCCATCATCCAGGACCCGCCCGTGCAGGCAGCCACGGCGCCGAGTCCCACCCAGTCGCATTACATCAACCGCGAGCTATCTCAGCTCGACTTCGACGAGCGGGTGCTCGCCATCGCGGAGGACGGGTCACTCCCCCTGCTCGAGCGGGTGCGCTTCCTCGCGATCCTCGGTGAGAACGTCGACCAGTTCTTCCAGGTCCGGGTCGCCGGCCTGAAGGAGCAGGTACATGCCGCCCTGCCGCAGACCTCTCCGGACGGCATGACCACCGGCGAGCAGCTGCGCGCGATCCACCAGCGAGCAAGCAGTCTGCTGGAGCGCAGCACCAATCTCTTCACCCACAGGGTAGCGCCAGCCCTCGAGCAGCACGGCGTTTCGATCGCCACGGTGGCGCAGCTCGAGGAGGCCGATCGCGATTTCCTCGCCGCCGAATTTCGCGCCCGCATCTTCCCGGTGCTGACGCCGCTGGCGGTCGATCCGGCGCATCCCTTCCCCTACATCTCGCACCTCTCGCTCAACCTGGCGGTGATGGTCCGCGACCCGGTGCGCCACCAGATGCGCTTCGCCCGCGTCAAGGTCCCGCCGCTGCTGCCTCGGTTCATCCCCCTGCCCGATGGGGCGCGTTTTGTTCCGCTCGAGCAGGTCATCGCCGCGCACCTGGAGGTGCTCTTCCTAGGAATGGAGATCGTGAGCCAGCATCCGTTCCGAGTGACGCGGGACGCGGACCTCGACCTCGTCGACGAAGAGGCCGCCGACTTGCTGGCGGCGATCCAGAGCGAGTTACGCCGCGTGCAGCGCCGGGCGCAGGTGGTACGACTCGAGGTGGATGCGGCGATGTCTGGCGAGGTGCTTGATCTGCTCGTCCGCGAGCTCGAGCTGGAGCCCACCGATGTCTACCGTGTCGACGGTCTGCTTGACCTGAGCAGCCTCTGGGCGATTTACGGCCTGGACCGTCCGGACCTCAAGGACGAGCCATGGACACCGGTCACGCAGCGGCGTCTGCAGGGCCAGGGCGTGGAGCAGGCTGACATCTTCGAGGCCCTGAGGGATGGTGACATCCTCGTCCACCATCCCTATGACTCGTTTGCGACCTCGGCGGAGGCCTTCATCGACCAGGCGGCCAAGGATCCGGATGTCCTGGCGATCAAGCAAACGCTCTACCGGACCTCGGGTCCGGTGAGCCCCATCGTCCGCGCGCTGATCCGGGCGGCGGAGAGCGGCAAGCAAGTCGTGGCGCTGGTCGAGCTCAAGGCGCGCGGCGACGAACAGGCCAACATCGCCTGGGCCCAGGCACTGGAGCAGGTTGGCGTTCACGTCGTGTACGGGGTTGTCGGGCTCAAGACCCACGCCAAAGTCGCGCTGGTCGTCCGCCGTGAGGGAGACCAGATCCGGCGTTACGTGCACGTCGGCACCGGTAACTACAACCCGAAGACCGCGCAGATCTACGAAGACGTGGGCCTGCTGTCCGCGGATCCTGAGCTGGGGGCGGATGTCTCGGAGCTCTTCAACTTCCTGACCGGCTATAGCCGGCAACGCCGCTTTGGACGGCTGTTGGTCGCACCGGTCGGATTGCGCTCCAACATCATTCGTCTCATTCGTCGTGAAGGGGCGCGGCCCGGCGGCGGCCGCATCGTTCTCAAGGTCAACAGCCTGGTCGATCCGGAGATCGTCGAAGCGCTCTATGCCGCATCACAGTCCGGCACCGAGATCGACCTGATCGTCCGCGGTCTCTGCAGCCTGCGACCCGGTGTGCCCGGCCTTTCCGACCGGATCCGCGTCCGCTCGCTGGTCGGGCGGTTCCTCGAACACTCGCGGATCTTTCGATTCGGTCCCGATGGGGACGCGGCCGAGTTCTATCTCGGTTCGTCGGACCTGATGCCGCGGAACCTCGATCGGCGGGTGGAGGCGATGGTGCCCGTCCTCGACCCGGCGTTGCAGGAGCGGCTCGCCCAGATCCTCGACGTCGAGCTCGAGGACGATGTGCTCGCCTGGGACCTGCACGCCGACGGTTCTTGGTCGAGGCATCCGACTGATAAGGGCGTCAACGCCCAGCAAGTCTTCGAGCAGCTGGCCGAAGCCCGCGCGGCGTCGACCAACGGATCCGCGCCGGATGCTTGA
- a CDS encoding CYTH and CHAD domain-containing protein, with protein MLEREVKLAVPPAFALPDLEDLAAAVETSPVDERRLETVYYDTPDLRLARWGANLRIRQGEGWTLKLPSTSEGPALTRRELEFPGDASQPPDAAVALVIGYVRRATLVPVASLSTLRRRVQLKNREGTLLAEVVDDDVSVIQGLRVQSRFREVEVELKDQSADRLLDPILARLRGAGAADDDQASKLVRALGARATAVPEVDPLALTSASTAGELVRHAIAVSVASLMRHDPGVRLGDDTEDVHRARVATRRLRSQLRTFRTLLDTEWANALREDLRWLGGGLGSVRDRQVMAQRVRSRTVVLAEDDAATVADLAAELQAESEEARARLVLDMRSDRYIDLMERLVEASRAPALTPEAQQRAAVVIPALARRDWKQLRKGVTGLADQPDDPELHRIRILAKRVRYAAEAAEPIAGKIAARSAEAAAALQDVLGDHQDSVTAQQWLRETGKGPRAFVAGELTALERETAAHDRAAWHNVWKKLDRKRLRRWMI; from the coding sequence ATGCTTGAGCGCGAGGTCAAGCTCGCCGTCCCTCCGGCCTTTGCCCTTCCGGACCTCGAGGACCTCGCCGCAGCCGTAGAGACAAGTCCGGTCGATGAGCGACGCCTGGAAACCGTGTACTACGACACGCCGGACCTCCGGCTTGCTCGATGGGGCGCAAATCTGCGGATCCGGCAGGGTGAGGGCTGGACGCTGAAGCTGCCCTCGACCAGTGAGGGGCCCGCCCTTACCCGCCGGGAGCTCGAGTTCCCCGGCGATGCCAGCCAGCCCCCTGACGCCGCCGTCGCGCTCGTCATCGGTTATGTACGGCGCGCGACCCTCGTGCCCGTGGCCAGCCTCTCCACGTTGCGGCGTCGCGTGCAGCTCAAGAATCGCGAGGGGACATTGCTGGCCGAGGTCGTCGATGACGACGTCTCGGTGATCCAGGGCCTGCGCGTGCAGAGTCGCTTCCGTGAGGTGGAGGTCGAGCTGAAGGACCAGTCGGCCGACCGACTGCTCGACCCCATCCTTGCGCGCCTGCGTGGCGCCGGCGCGGCCGACGACGACCAGGCCTCCAAATTGGTGCGGGCGCTTGGGGCGCGTGCGACCGCCGTCCCGGAAGTGGACCCGCTGGCGCTGACGTCGGCGTCGACCGCGGGCGAACTGGTGCGCCACGCAATTGCGGTATCGGTCGCGAGCCTGATGCGCCATGACCCGGGCGTGCGGCTGGGCGATGATACAGAGGACGTGCACCGCGCCCGTGTCGCCACCCGGCGGTTGCGCTCGCAACTTCGCACCTTTCGCACCCTGCTGGACACCGAATGGGCCAACGCCCTGCGCGAAGACCTTCGCTGGCTTGGCGGCGGCCTCGGCAGCGTGCGCGACCGGCAGGTCATGGCCCAACGCGTTCGGTCCCGAACCGTCGTGCTTGCCGAGGATGATGCCGCAACCGTGGCCGACCTCGCGGCCGAGCTTCAGGCGGAGAGCGAGGAGGCACGCGCCCGGTTGGTTCTCGACATGCGGTCGGACCGCTACATCGACTTGATGGAGCGGCTCGTCGAAGCATCCCGCGCACCGGCCCTGACTCCGGAGGCGCAGCAACGTGCCGCGGTCGTGATCCCGGCGTTGGCGCGGCGCGATTGGAAGCAGTTGCGCAAAGGCGTCACCGGACTTGCCGACCAACCCGATGATCCGGAATTACATCGCATTCGAATCCTGGCGAAGCGTGTGCGCTATGCCGCAGAGGCTGCCGAGCCCATCGCTGGAAAAATCGCCGCGCGGAGCGCCGAAGCCGCGGCGGCGCTGCAGGACGTCCTCGGCGACCACCAGGACAGCGTAACCGCGCAGCAATGGTTGCGCGAGACCGGCAAGGGTCCGCGCGCCTTTGTGGCGGGTGAGCTCACGGCACTGGAGCGCGAGACGGCGGCACATGACCGCGCCGCGTGGCACAATGTTTGGAAAAAACTTGACCGCAAGCGGCTCAGAAGGTGGATGATATAG
- a CDS encoding NUDIX hydrolase, which translates to MAAKILSVDEAKLVRAAGGVIRRNGSRGAMRVAIVHRPGYDDWSFPKGKVDRGETLEETALREVEEETGLRCKLVAPLGCTAYADHKGRDKVACYWLMDVVGGRFRTGTEVDEVRWVTVDEAVDLLSYRRDRALLRALDLEATA; encoded by the coding sequence ATGGCGGCAAAGATCTTGAGCGTCGATGAGGCCAAGCTGGTCAGGGCCGCGGGAGGCGTGATTCGCCGGAACGGGTCACGGGGCGCGATGCGGGTCGCCATCGTGCATCGTCCCGGTTACGACGACTGGTCGTTCCCCAAGGGGAAGGTAGACCGAGGCGAGACCCTGGAGGAGACTGCGCTTCGCGAAGTCGAGGAAGAAACCGGTCTTCGTTGCAAGCTAGTGGCACCGCTCGGCTGCACCGCCTACGCCGACCACAAGGGTCGGGACAAAGTCGCGTGCTATTGGCTGATGGACGTGGTCGGCGGCCGCTTCCGTACCGGAACCGAGGTCGATGAAGTTCGGTGGGTCACGGTGGATGAGGCCGTCGACCTGCTCAGCTATCGTCGCGACCGCGCCCTGTTGCGCGCCCTCGACCTCGAAGCGACCGCATAG
- a CDS encoding phosphoglycerate mutase family protein → MGAAYVVRHAKAGDRGEWSGDDRMRPLTKSGQRQAEGLANLLDREPIDKILSSGYLRCVQTVEPLGARRRLPVEPVKELEEGAGGGSVLRLVQKFRGRNIVLCTHGDVMEELLEGLIAQGLLQRARANMEKGSTWVLQEKDGTITSAKYLAAP, encoded by the coding sequence ATGGGCGCTGCATACGTGGTTCGCCACGCGAAGGCGGGCGACCGTGGGGAATGGAGCGGCGACGACCGGATGCGGCCCCTGACCAAGTCAGGCCAGCGCCAAGCGGAAGGCCTCGCCAACCTGCTCGACCGCGAGCCGATCGACAAGATCCTTTCAAGTGGCTACCTCCGGTGCGTGCAAACGGTCGAGCCTCTAGGCGCCAGGCGCCGGCTGCCGGTTGAGCCGGTCAAGGAGTTGGAAGAGGGGGCAGGCGGCGGGAGCGTGCTGCGGCTGGTGCAGAAGTTCCGCGGGCGTAACATCGTGCTCTGCACCCACGGCGACGTCATGGAGGAACTCCTCGAGGGCCTCATCGCCCAGGGGCTTCTTCAGCGAGCTCGCGCGAATATGGAGAAGGGATCGACCTGGGTGCTCCAAGAGAAGGACGGCACGATCACCAGCGCGAAATACCTCGCTGCGCCGTGA
- a CDS encoding inorganic phosphate transporter has translation MPDFLLVVTILIALGFDFTNGFHDTANAIATSVSTRAVSPRLAVLISAVLNLVGAVITVVFFQAKVSNTIAKIVAFKAGLVVIIAALVGAIVWNLITWYLGLPSSSTHALVGALSGAAIAAVHGVGGVRASEFWKTVLSLVISPPAGFILAAIFMTLLLVLLRGARPVPVNRTFRNLQILTAALVSYSHGANDAQKTMAVITLALVASGHLQKFQVPLWVVLLSASAIAFGTYAGGWRIIRTLGWRIYKLDPATGFAAQLTGAAVIQFATQFGLPVSTTHVVTGSVMGAGASQRLSALRWGVGANIVLAWVLTIPAAGLIAWVVYAILNTAGLRG, from the coding sequence ATGCCTGATTTCCTGCTGGTCGTCACGATCCTCATAGCCCTCGGCTTCGACTTCACGAACGGCTTTCACGACACGGCCAACGCAATCGCCACGTCCGTATCGACGCGCGCGGTGTCGCCCAGGTTGGCGGTACTGATCTCGGCGGTCCTCAACCTGGTCGGCGCCGTGATCACCGTCGTCTTTTTCCAGGCCAAGGTGTCCAACACGATCGCCAAGATCGTCGCGTTCAAGGCTGGCCTGGTCGTGATCATCGCCGCCCTGGTCGGTGCGATCGTCTGGAACCTCATCACCTGGTACCTGGGACTCCCGAGCAGTTCGACCCACGCACTGGTGGGAGCGCTGAGCGGAGCTGCGATTGCCGCCGTGCACGGTGTTGGCGGAGTTCGGGCATCGGAGTTCTGGAAGACCGTGCTCTCGCTGGTGATCTCGCCGCCAGCCGGCTTTATCCTGGCCGCGATCTTCATGACGCTATTGCTCGTGCTGCTACGTGGGGCCCGACCGGTCCCCGTGAACCGCACGTTTCGCAACCTTCAGATACTCACCGCCGCACTGGTTTCCTATTCGCACGGGGCCAATGATGCCCAGAAAACAATGGCCGTCATCACGCTCGCATTGGTCGCGAGCGGTCACCTGCAGAAATTCCAAGTTCCCCTCTGGGTCGTTCTCCTGTCTGCATCGGCGATCGCGTTCGGAACCTACGCTGGTGGATGGCGGATCATTAGAACCCTCGGCTGGCGCATCTACAAGCTCGATCCCGCGACCGGCTTTGCCGCGCAGCTGACCGGGGCTGCCGTGATCCAGTTCGCAACCCAATTTGGCCTTCCCGTGTCAACCACACACGTCGTGACGGGCTCTGTCATGGGGGCGGGGGCCTCGCAGCGACTTTCGGCCTTGCGATGGGGCGTGGGGGCCAACATCGTGCTGGCCTGGGTGCTGACAATCCCGGCGGCTGGCCTGATCGCCTGGGTGGTCTACGCGATCCTCAACACGGCCGGACTGCGCGGATAG
- a CDS encoding DUF47 family protein, which produces MRLSLVPQERRFYALFKKQGELVNESLEQLRNGLLEGQTRHPRLRELEHECDDVTHEIYNLINQTFVTPFEREDIYSLASSLDEVVDLAEEVSDKIDLYRVKEITPFARRMGELLAKAGKELQEAVANLEGFKNLAPRRLAIHSLENQGDRVTREALAELFTDGASPTDLVKWKDLYDLLETTMDQCEHVANVLEATSIKNA; this is translated from the coding sequence ATGAGATTGAGCCTGGTACCCCAGGAGCGAAGGTTCTACGCCTTGTTCAAGAAGCAGGGAGAGCTCGTCAACGAATCCCTTGAACAACTACGCAATGGCTTGCTGGAGGGCCAGACGCGGCACCCGCGCCTCCGCGAACTCGAACACGAGTGCGATGACGTGACCCATGAGATCTATAACCTGATCAACCAGACGTTCGTGACGCCATTCGAACGCGAAGACATCTACTCGCTCGCGTCATCGCTGGACGAGGTCGTCGACCTTGCGGAAGAGGTCTCCGACAAGATCGACCTCTACCGGGTGAAGGAGATCACCCCCTTTGCCCGCCGCATGGGGGAGCTGCTGGCCAAGGCCGGTAAGGAACTGCAGGAGGCCGTGGCCAACCTCGAGGGGTTCAAGAACCTAGCCCCCCGCCGACTCGCGATTCACAGCCTGGAAAACCAGGGGGACCGGGTCACGCGGGAGGCGCTGGCCGAACTCTTCACGGATGGCGCCAGCCCGACCGACCTCGTCAAGTGGAAGGATCTCTACGACCTACTCGAGACGACGATGGACCAGTGCGAACACGTGGCCAACGTCCTGGAAGCGACCTCGATCAAGAATGCCTGA
- a CDS encoding ATP-binding protein has translation MPAGIVDHLEDAVLLVNGTQVRWLNPAARMMFAAHEHPVGRPLVEVVRDHRIDALALRARESGLEVAVEVELPASARILQVRAVPLQDGDIVLLARDITRLRYLETVRQQFVANLSHEMRTPLAGLDLAAQTLSAQLPAEGDARLFIDRISQEAQRLADILFNLNQLAALDAEEISVERAPFSVDDLVRSLVDRYQARALAGELILRGETTTDGFTAFGDRAKTDQALQNIVDNALKFTRAGEVVVTAGVDRDRVEIAVGDTGPGIPARDLARIFERFYKVDRSRGGLPGSGLGLSIARHLVELQGGTIVAESTPGVGTVVRVRLPRAPLTSP, from the coding sequence ATGCCAGCCGGGATCGTCGATCACCTTGAGGACGCCGTCCTGCTCGTGAACGGAACTCAGGTCCGCTGGCTCAATCCGGCGGCGCGGATGATGTTCGCCGCCCACGAGCACCCGGTCGGCCGTCCGTTGGTGGAGGTTGTCCGCGACCATCGCATCGACGCGCTGGCACTACGTGCCCGCGAGTCGGGGCTCGAAGTCGCAGTCGAGGTGGAGCTGCCGGCGTCGGCCCGGATATTACAGGTCCGTGCGGTGCCCCTTCAGGACGGTGACATCGTTCTCCTCGCGCGGGACATAACCCGGCTCCGATACCTGGAGACGGTTCGGCAGCAGTTCGTAGCGAATCTCTCCCACGAGATGAGGACGCCGCTGGCCGGCCTCGACCTCGCGGCCCAGACGCTCTCCGCCCAGCTTCCGGCCGAGGGAGACGCACGGCTCTTCATCGACCGCATCAGCCAGGAGGCGCAGCGGCTCGCCGACATTCTTTTCAACCTGAATCAGCTCGCCGCGCTCGACGCCGAGGAGATCTCCGTCGAACGCGCCCCGTTCTCGGTGGATGACCTGGTCCGGTCGCTCGTCGATCGCTACCAAGCCAGGGCGTTGGCCGGCGAGCTGATTCTGCGTGGTGAGACCACGACCGATGGCTTCACGGCGTTCGGCGACCGGGCGAAGACCGATCAGGCGCTGCAAAACATCGTCGACAATGCTCTGAAGTTCACCCGCGCAGGAGAGGTCGTTGTAACGGCCGGCGTAGACCGCGATCGGGTGGAGATCGCCGTGGGCGACACCGGCCCCGGGATACCTGCCCGTGACCTTGCCCGCATCTTCGAGCGCTTCTACAAAGTCGACCGCTCAAGAGGCGGCCTGCCGGGCAGCGGCCTCGGACTCTCGATCGCCCGGCACCTGGTCGAATTGCAGGGAGGGACGATTGTGGCCGAGAGTACCCCGGGCGTTGGAACCGTCGTTCGGGTGCGCCTGCCGCGCGCGCCGTTAACCTCGCCTTAA
- the pstS gene encoding phosphate ABC transporter substrate-binding protein PstS — MRGATLAALAGAVLLLAACGGSFSGSNPSTGGAGVPTPPAAQLTGAGATFPQPFIDAARFAYNKKFSQVTVNYGGGGSGAGISQLTKKVVDFGASDVPLKASEAAAMGGSDKVIQIASTLGTESLAYNLDGVADGQLKLTPDTIAGIFLGKITKWNDPVLVADNSGVSLPNQDIRVVHRSDGSGTTYIFTDYLSNVSADWKAKTGGPGKSISWPVGDGAQGNAGVATRVTQTPGAIGYVELAYVLQTKMKQALLKNRDGNFVIPSAAGATSAAKAFAGTTPSNFSIVNAAGKDSAPISGYSWIIVYKDQADKTKGTALVDFLYWLVTPEGQQYAVNLHYAALPSDMVSFDTAALKTVTSGGSALLSVSS; from the coding sequence ATGAGAGGCGCGACACTCGCTGCCCTGGCGGGCGCCGTTCTGTTGCTTGCCGCATGCGGAGGTTCGTTTAGCGGCAGCAATCCGTCTACCGGTGGCGCCGGCGTGCCGACGCCGCCCGCCGCCCAGTTGACCGGCGCCGGTGCCACATTTCCGCAGCCGTTCATTGATGCCGCGCGCTTTGCCTACAACAAGAAGTTCAGCCAGGTCACGGTCAACTACGGTGGGGGCGGTTCCGGCGCGGGCATCTCGCAGCTGACGAAGAAGGTTGTGGACTTCGGTGCCAGCGACGTTCCGCTGAAGGCGTCAGAGGCGGCGGCCATGGGCGGCAGCGATAAGGTCATCCAGATCGCCAGCACGCTCGGAACGGAGTCGCTCGCATACAATCTGGATGGTGTCGCGGACGGCCAGCTAAAGCTGACGCCGGACACCATTGCCGGGATCTTCCTGGGCAAGATCACGAAATGGAATGACCCGGTGCTCGTGGCCGACAACAGCGGCGTCAGTCTGCCGAACCAGGACATCCGCGTCGTCCACCGGTCCGACGGCAGCGGCACGACCTACATCTTCACGGACTACCTCTCGAATGTCAGCGCGGATTGGAAGGCCAAGACGGGCGGCCCCGGAAAATCCATCAGCTGGCCCGTCGGCGACGGCGCCCAGGGGAACGCGGGCGTCGCCACCAGGGTCACGCAGACGCCCGGCGCGATCGGCTACGTCGAACTCGCCTACGTTCTGCAGACCAAGATGAAGCAGGCGCTCCTGAAGAACCGGGACGGGAACTTCGTCATCCCGAGCGCCGCCGGCGCGACCTCCGCGGCCAAGGCATTCGCCGGTACGACGCCGAGCAATTTCTCCATCGTCAACGCGGCCGGCAAAGACAGCGCCCCGATAAGCGGCTACAGCTGGATCATCGTCTATAAAGATCAGGCGGACAAGACCAAGGGCACGGCCCTGGTGGACTTTCTCTACTGGCTGGTGACACCCGAGGGCCAGCAGTACGCCGTCAACCTTCACTACGCCGCCCTGCCCAGCGATATGGTGTCGTTCGATACCGCCGCGCTGAAGACCGTCACGTCCGGAGGAAGCGCCCTCCTCAGCGTTTCGTCGTAA
- the pstC gene encoding phosphate ABC transporter permease subunit PstC, which translates to MSMGTAERVAPPPLVGTSRQRRLISGDRVFEVIAYGAAALILLIAGVFIVALLIPALPAITKFGLGFFVSRTWDPVRTQFGALPAIYGTLVTSAIALVIAFPIGLGAALFLAEDARLRFLRAPLSFAIELLAGIPSVVIGLWAFFILTPLMRDNVDPFLNHTLGFLPFFQGNASGYGFLTAGVVLAIMVLPIMIALSRDVIRAVPRALREASLALGATNAETIWAVILPYARVGITGAVLLSLGRALGETIAVTMVIGNRPQISTSLFASGYTLPSVIANEFTEAVGDVYLGSLFYLGVVLVLITIAVNVVARLLVWRFTGSETTAP; encoded by the coding sequence ATGAGCATGGGGACCGCCGAGCGGGTCGCCCCACCACCGCTGGTAGGCACGAGCCGCCAGCGGCGGCTCATTTCCGGCGACCGCGTCTTCGAGGTGATTGCCTACGGCGCGGCTGCCCTCATCCTGCTCATCGCAGGCGTTTTCATCGTCGCCCTCTTGATCCCCGCGCTCCCCGCCATCACCAAATTCGGGCTCGGCTTCTTTGTCAGCCGAACCTGGGATCCGGTGCGAACCCAGTTCGGCGCCCTGCCCGCCATCTATGGGACCCTGGTCACCTCGGCGATCGCCTTGGTGATCGCGTTCCCGATTGGTTTGGGCGCCGCCCTTTTTCTGGCCGAGGACGCCCGTCTGCGCTTCCTCCGGGCTCCGCTCTCCTTCGCGATCGAACTGCTGGCGGGCATCCCCAGCGTCGTCATTGGCTTGTGGGCGTTCTTCATTCTGACGCCGTTGATGCGTGACAACGTGGATCCCTTTCTCAACCATACGCTCGGCTTTCTCCCGTTTTTCCAGGGCAATGCCAGCGGCTACGGGTTCCTCACGGCCGGTGTTGTGCTGGCCATCATGGTGCTCCCCATCATGATTGCGCTCTCCCGCGACGTGATCCGAGCCGTCCCCCGGGCGCTCAGGGAGGCCAGCCTGGCGCTCGGCGCGACCAACGCCGAGACGATCTGGGCGGTGATCCTGCCTTACGCCCGGGTCGGGATCACGGGCGCGGTCCTGCTCTCCCTGGGTCGTGCCCTCGGTGAAACCATCGCGGTCACCATGGTAATCGGCAACCGGCCCCAGATCAGTACCTCCCTGTTCGCCTCGGGGTACACCCTGCCGAGCGTGATTGCCAACGAATTCACCGAAGCGGTTGGCGATGTGTACCTCGGGTCACTGTTTTACCTCGGCGTGGTCCTGGTCCTGATCACGATCGCCGTCAACGTGGTGGCCCGATTGTTGGTCTGGCGGTTCACCGGGTCGGAGACCACCGCGCCATGA
- the pstA gene encoding phosphate ABC transporter permease PstA — MSHPLVRALIDRLVGGLVMLCVSVAAIPVLVLFLFVLINGLPGLLTPGFFTDPPYPQGVRGGGVVNAIIGTLEIVGIGSLLAVPVGALIGIFLSEYGRNQVGNTVRFISDVFTGLPSIAFGIFGYTVVVLTTHHFSALSASIALAVLMLPVILRATETALLLVPNSLREAGLALGAPRWRVTLEIVVPAALGGIVTGALLAMARAAGETAPLLFTAFGNDIIQTNPLQPMGALSLTIFKNALVPYPNLQQQAWGSALLLVALVAATNILARIYVRRIQR; from the coding sequence ATGAGTCATCCGCTGGTTCGGGCCCTGATCGATCGGCTTGTCGGTGGACTCGTCATGCTCTGCGTCAGCGTAGCCGCCATCCCGGTCTTGGTCCTGTTTCTTTTCGTCCTGATCAACGGCCTACCGGGATTGCTGACACCCGGCTTCTTCACCGATCCGCCCTACCCGCAGGGCGTTCGTGGTGGTGGGGTCGTCAACGCGATCATCGGCACGCTCGAGATCGTCGGCATAGGCTCGCTGCTGGCGGTTCCCGTCGGCGCCCTGATCGGCATCTTCCTCTCCGAGTACGGGCGCAACCAGGTCGGGAACACCGTCCGTTTTATCAGCGACGTCTTCACCGGGCTGCCGTCGATTGCCTTCGGCATCTTCGGCTACACGGTCGTGGTGCTGACCACCCATCACTTTTCGGCGTTGTCGGCGTCAATCGCGCTGGCGGTGCTCATGTTGCCGGTGATCCTACGGGCCACGGAAACCGCCCTCCTGCTGGTCCCTAATTCCCTCCGCGAGGCAGGCCTGGCTCTGGGCGCGCCCCGCTGGCGGGTGACCCTGGAGATCGTCGTGCCGGCGGCGCTAGGTGGCATCGTCACCGGAGCCCTACTGGCAATGGCGCGCGCCGCCGGAGAGACCGCGCCACTCCTCTTCACGGCGTTCGGCAACGACATCATCCAGACGAACCCCCTGCAGCCGATGGGCGCGCTGTCGCTCACCATCTTCAAGAATGCGCTCGTCCCATACCCCAACCTGCAGCAGCAGGCCTGGGGCTCCGCGCTGCTTCTCGTCGCCCTCGTCGCCGCCACCAACATCCTGGCCCGGATCTACGTCCGGCGGATTCAGCGCTAG